AGATTCGGAGTGATCCGATCCAGGGAGTTTATTATGAAAGACGCATATTCTTTCCATCTGGACGATTCTTCTCTGGACGCTACCTATCAGGATATGAGAAACGCATATCGCAAGATCTTCCAGCGTTGCGGACTCAAGACCATTCCGGTTCAAGCGGACTCGGGTTCCATGGGAGGATCCGCTTCCGAGGAATTCATGGTGGTTTCTCCTATCGGAGAGGAGACTCTTCTTCTTTGTTCTAACTGCGGATACAATTCCAACAGCGAGAAGACTCCCTATATCGACTCTGAGAAATACGTTCCGAACGGCCCGAAGGAAAAGAAAGAAGTTCCTACACCCGGAAAAAAATCCATCCAAGAGGTTGCGGAATTTTTAGGAGTCCGTCCGGAAGATACGATCAAGACGGTCGCACTTAAAAACGGAAAAGAATCCGTATTGGTTTTCTTAAGAGGAGACCTGGAATTAAACGAACATAAATTGAAGTCCTATCTGAAATGGACGGACTTGGATCTGATTCCGGAAACGGATTTGAGAAGCCAGGGTCTGGTCCCGGGATATATAGGACCTTCCGACGCAAAGTCCGGATTTAAGCTCATTTTGGATTCTTCCGTGAAGAAGGACGGAGCCTATATCGTAGGCGGGGGCAAAGAGGATTTCCATATCCAAGGTTATGTTCCTGCAAACGAACTCAAATCGGAATACGAGACCGCGGATGTGGCCATCGCGAGAGAAGGGGATCCTTGTCCGAATTGTTCCACTTCTCTAAAGGCGGAAAAGGGGATAGAAGTAGGACATATCTTCAAATTAGGAGATAAGTATACCAAGTCTTTTCAGATCCAAGTGTTGGACCAGCAGGGTAAGGCAAAGACTCTTACTATGGGTTGCTACGGGATCGGAGTCAACCGAACCATGGCCACTGTGATCGAGCAATGCAACGACGATAAGGGTATTTACTGGCCTATTAGTATCGCACCTTTCGAGATCGCACTCGTGACTCTCGCTAAGGGCGCTGAGCAGGAATCCAAAGCTTTAGAGTTTTATGAAAATCTAAAGAATGAAGGCTTCGAGGTCTTCTGGGACGATCGCGATCTCGGACCGGGCTTCAAGTTTAAGGATTCCGAATTGATCGGATTTCCGATTCGGATCACTGTGGGTAAAAAATTCTTCGAAACCGGAGAAATTTCCATCTACGATAGAAAACGGGACAAGGACGAATCCTTCGCTTTCACCGATTTCGATGATTTGAACACGAGAGTCGAAAACCTAAGACAGGAATTATACCAGGACTTATTAGGGGAATAACCTAAGGAAGGAACCTCTATGGCTAAAGAGCGCAGCTTTACGGAAAAGGAAGGCTATTTCGGAGATTTCGGGGGGAGATACGCTCCCGAGATTTTAACCGAGGCCTTGATCGAACTGGAAGGGACTTACGAGAAACTTCGCAAAGACAAGAAGTTCAAGAAGGAACTGGAGTTTTACCGTAGGAATTATATCGGAAGACCTTCTCCTGTTACCTTCGCCGAAAGGCTGACCCAGGCTTGGGGCGGCGCTCGAATTTGGTTAAAAAGAGAAGACCTGAATCATACGGGCGCTCATAAAATCAATAATACTATCGGACAGGCTCTTATAGCCAAGGCCATGGGAAAACGCAGGATCATCGCGGAGACTGGAGCGGGGCAACACGGAGTCGCAACGGCTACTGTGGGGGCCATGTTCCAATTCGAGACCGCAATCTTCATGGGAGAAGAGGACCTTCGTCGCCAGAAGCTGAATGCGATCCGTATGGAGATGCTCGGGGCCAAGGTGATCGGGGTCTCTTCCGGGACCGCCACTCTCAAAGACGCAACCTCGGAGGCGATGAGAGATTGGGCATTAAACGTTTCTAATACGCATTATATCGTGGGGTCCGTGATCGGTCCCCATCCTTTCCCGACCATAGTTAGGGACTTCCAGAAAGTCATCGGAGAGGAGTCCAGAAAACAATTCCAAAAGGAAAACGACAAACTTCCCGACGCGGTCGTGGCTTGCGTAGGAGGAGGTTCGAACGCTATGGGAATGTTTTACGGTTTCTTAAAAGACAAAAAAGTGAAGTTATACGGAGTCGAGGCTGGAGGAAGAGGCTCTTCCCCGGGAGAACATTCCGCGACTATGCTTTTCGGAAAAACGGGATTCTTGCATGGAACCAAAACATTGGTGATCCAGGACGAGGGAGGACAGGTGGTTCCGGCTCATTCCGTTTCCGCCGGATTGGATTATCCGGGAGTGGGTCCCGAACATGCCTACCTCCATTCTTCCGGAAGAGTGAAATACGAAACCGTTTCGGACGAAGGCGCCTTGGACGCATTCATGGAAGTATGTAGAATAGAAGGTATCATCCCCGCATTGGAAACGGCTCATGCCTTCCATTTTGCCAAAGAATTAGCCAAGGACTTGGGAAAGAAAAAAGACATTCTAATCTGTCTTTCCGGAAGAGGGGACAAGGATGTCGCAGAGGTGGCTAGACTAGTCGGTCTCTCTAAAGGAGAATTACTTTGAGCGCCATTCGCAGCGTATTTTCAGAGAATAAAAGCGCTTTCATCCCGTATATCTCGTTAGGCGATCCGAGCTACGATCTTTGTGTGGATTGGGCGGATGCGTTGATACGCGGCGGTGCGGATATTTTGGAGTTGGGAATTCCCTTCTCCGATCCGGTCGCGGACGGTCCCGTTATTCAGAAGGCTTTCAAGCGGGCCTTGGGAAATCCTTTCTCTATGGAAAAGATTTTAGAAACGACCGAGAAAATCCATTCTCTTCATCCTCATATTCCTTTGGTGTATCTAACGTATTTCAACCCGATCCATCATTACGGTTTCGAGAGGTTCGCGGAGAAGGCCAAGATCGCAGGTATACAAGGTATGATCATACCGGATCTTCCTTACGATACCCCGGAAACGGACGATCTCTTTAAATCCTTGAGAAGAAGGGGTGTGGATCTTATCCATCTTGTGACTCCTGCCACCGCCGTTTCCCGTATGAAAGGAATCCGGGATTTCGCCTCCGGCTTCATTTACTATGTTACTTCTTACGGAGTGACCGGGGAAAGAAAGGCGGTTTCAGACGGATTGGAAGATAGGATCCGGTTGACCAAGAGCATTTTTTCTCTTCCGGTGAGCGCAGGCTTCGGGATCTCAAGCCCGGACCAAGCTTCCGAGATTTCGGAATATGCGGACGGAATCATCATCGGTTCCGCCGTCCAGAGAATCATAGAGGAAAACGGAAGCGATCCGAGCGTGTGTAGGAAGAAATTGGAAGAATATGCTCTTTCCATTTCTCGATCTCTCCGGGGAAACAAATAAAAAGTTTTTCGTAGTCGATATTTTCTTTCCCAATCTTGGAAGAAAATTGACGAAACCCTCCCGGGGGAGAGAATCCTTCCAGTTTCCATTCGGAGGAAAGAATGAGCGAGTCCAAAACCGCCTCGAAAATTACCTTACTGGATATTGTCTTCGGGGTTACCACCTTACTCGGGATCCTAGGTCATCTTTATTTCGCCTTCTTCCCCTACGCTCCGTATTCGGATGCGATGATTCTCTTAGGGGCATTGCTTTTATTCTCTTCTTCCTATTTCTTCTATAAAACCATCGTCAAGTTCGGTAAAGACAGGCAGGCCATTGGGAGTCTTTGGTTAGCCGTAATCATCGCCTTCGTTTGGTTCGATTTATATTCTTATTTCGATCCCGCAAGAAACGTGGAGGAAGCTTCGATCTCCTGGAGATTCTATCTGAGATCCAACGATAACGCTAGAAAGGAATCCGAGAACGAAGAAGGCCGGATGATCATCAAACGGGTTCCTTATCCGAAAGCGCGTAACGATATCAATATCATAGGAATTACCACGGAGTCCTTGGAAAAATTGGGCGGGGTCTGGCCTATTTCCTGGGAATATTATGCAAAAATAATTAATGCGTTTTCCGAATCGACGAACCATCTCATGTTCGACATTTTCTTGTTGGATTATAAGCCCGGACAGACCGAGGCCATGGCCAAGGCTTTAGCCGGCAACCCAAGGGTAATGTTCGACTATCCGATGGAGACCAGTTTGGAATCCAGAGGAGCCATTCAGAACCTGGACAAAAGGGTGCAGATTCTCCAGAAATTCCGTCTGGAAAACGTCCAGGACGATAGCTCCGGCTCCTGGCTCCGTTTCCCTCAGCCTCCGATAGAACCGATCGCGGAAAAAGCCTCCGGTCTGGGATTTGCAAATATCAAAAAAGACGCAAGTGGTCTGAACCGAAAAATGCCGATCGTAGCCAGAATCTACGAATCGGGAAAAGGGGACGAGGCCACTTATTATCCCTCCATCGACCTGATTATCGCCTGCAATTATTTCGGAGTCGACGTTAAGAAGGATACCGAAGTGGTGATGGGGAAATACGTTAAGATCAAGAATATTCCCCAAAAAACGAAATCATTCTTCGATCGTACCACTTTGAAATGGGTCTCCGAAGATATCATGGCCGTTCCGAACGAAAAAAGGGAGATCACGATCCCCATAGACGATGACGGACAGATGGAGATCAATTTTCCCGGCGGATTATTCGCGTATAATAATTTTGAAATCTTCGACGTTGCGGAGACCTGGGACAAGGAGACTCCGAAGCAGACGGACAATAATATCTATCTGGTGGCCATGTATTACGCTACAGGTAGAGGTACCGCAAAGGATACCCACTTGTCTCCTTTCGGAGATATGTCCGGGATCGAGCACCATGCTCATGCGATCAATACGATCCTAAATCAGGACTTCCTTTGGGATATGCCCTTGGGTGGAAATTTCCTGATTTATCTTTTCATGGCCTTCCTGATCGGTCTCGTTCTTCCTAGACTCAAGACTTCCTGGGGATTCCTATTCATCATTCTGATCGCATTGGTCTACTCCGTGGCTTCCGCGGTGGATTTCCTCGTTCTAAATATTGTGCATCTATTTCCGACGGTGGTCTTCGAGCAATTCTCTATCTTCGTTGCGATCATCGGTTATAAGATTCTGACCGAAGAAGAGAACGTAAAATATATCCGCACTACATTCTCCAAATTCGTTTCCAAAGACGTCGTGGACGAATTGCTAAAAAATCCGGAGAACCTGAATTTAGGCGGATCCAAGAAGGACATCACCATATTCTTCTCGGATATACGAGGCTTTACGACCATGTCCGAGAAAATGGGGCCGGAGGAACTGGTCCAATTCCTGAATCAATACCTATCGGAAATGACGGAGATTATCATCGAGTTCAAGGGAACGATTGATAAATACATGGGGGATGCGATCATGGCTTTCTGGGGGGCTCCGGTTCCTCTGGAAGACCACGCCTATTATGCCTGCGCGGCCTCCATCGCACAGATGAGAAGGCTCGCCGTCCTAAAAGAGGAGTGGAAAAGCAGAGATCTCCCCGTTATGGATATTGGAATCGGTCTCAATTCCGGACCCGCGGTAGTCGGAAATATGGGAAGTTCCCATAGGATGGACTATACTTGTATGGGAGACACCATTAACCTGGGCTCCCGCTTGGAAGGATCCAATAAGGAATACGGAACTAATATTATTATTTCGGAATATACTTACGAAAAGGTTAAGGATCGCATAATTGCCAGGGAGTTGGATTTGGTCAAGGTTAAGGGTAAAACCAAGCCGGTCCGGATCTACGAACTGATCGACTTAGTGAACGAAGAAGACCTAAAACTTCTGAGGAGACCTTTGCAAGCAATCGAGCAATCCTGAAGACCGTAAAAAGACGGAACATGCAACAGGAATATTCGATATTAAACGGGATCCGCCTTCCGGCGGATCTTAGAAAATTGCCTCTTGAGGAACTGCCGCAACTCTGTTCCGAAATCAGAAATTACATTATCGATACTCTCTCAGGAATCGGAGGGCATTTCGCCAGTAATCTGGGCGTGGTGGAATTAACCGTTGCCCTCCATTACGTTTTTGAGACACCCGCCGATCGTTTGATTTGGGACGTGGGGCACCAAACCTATCCTCATAAGATTCTCACGGGAAGAAGAGAAAGACTCTCCACCGTTCGCAAATTCAAAGGTCTATCCGGATTTCCTAAAAGGGAAGAATCCATTTACGATTTGTACAACACGGGTCATGCCGGAACTTCCATATCCCAGGCCTTGGGAGAAGCAGTAGCTAGGGACCTGACCGGTAAGGATTATAAGGTGGTTGCGATCATTGGGGACGCATCCATCGCAACCGGAATGGCATTGGAAGCGATGAATCACGCGGGGCATCTTAAGAAAGATCTTCTAGTCATACTAAACGATAATTATATGTCCATCTCCAAAAACGTTGGGTCCATATCGAATTATCTGAATAATATCATCAGCTCCCATTTCTATCGGAATTGGAAGAGAATATTTTATACTTTTCTAAAATGGTTCCCGATCGTGGGTCCGGCTATGGAGAGCTTTTTCAAAAGGGTGGAGAAGGGCTTCAAGGACGTATTTACTCCCGGCGGACTTTTCGAGGATCTCGGTTTCAGTTATATAGGTCCTGAAGACGGGCACGATGTGATCCGTTTAGTGAAGATGCTTCGAAAATTGCAGAATATGAAAGGGCCGGTTCTCTTTCATACGATCACCCAGAAAGGTAAAGGATACGTTCCGGCGGAGAAGGATCCGATCAAATACCATGGAGTTACCCCTTTCCGTAAAGAGGACGGAGCCATGGATTCCGGAGACGCTTCCAAGATCTCATTCTCCAAAATCGTAGGAAAAGTCCTCTCGGATCTTACCGAGAAAAATCCTAGAATCGCCGCGGTGACTCCTGCAATGATAGAGGGTTCCGGTCTGGGAGAATATGTTTCCAAGTTCCCGGACCATGTTTACGACGTGGGGATAGCGGAGCAGCATTCCGTGGCTTTTGCGGGAGCGATGACCAACGGGGATGTGATTCCCTATATGTGTATTTATTCCACGTTCCTGACACGAGGTATGGACCAGCTCGTGGAGGATGTATCCTTAATGAATCTTCCGGTTCGGTTCGTAATCGATCGCGCCGGTTGCGTAGGCCCGGATGGGGAGACCCACCAGGGATTATTCGATCTTAGCTATCTTCTTTCCTTACCGAATATGGACGTTTTCGTTCCGTCTTCCGGCCAGGATCTAATCGATTCTCTTCGATACATGGAGTCTTACGATAAGTCCCCTATTGCGATCCGATTCCCCAAGGCTTCCGTGGATTTAGCCGACCTAAACTTCCAGTCCAATCCGGATCTAAGACCAGGAAGTTTTCGCGTATTAAAAAGAGGAACGGATATCGCTCTTCTATCCATCGGATCCATGTTGGACGAAGCCAAGAAAGCGGCTAGCTTCCTGGAAGAGGACGGATATTCCGTGACTCTCGTCGATTTGGTCTGGCTTAGACCTCTAGGGAAAGAGTCCCTGGACGAGGAACTGTCTCAGGTGCGGCATTTTGCGATTCTAGACGAAAGTTACCTGGATGGGGGAGCTTCCGGATACCTACTCAATCGGATTTCTCCGGAATACTTGAGCCGATTTACTAAGACTTTTGCCTTCCCTTCCGAGATAATCCACCACGGGGAAAGGAAGGAAATCTTCCAAGAATACGGACTAGACGCCAAAAGTATCGCGAAGTCCCTTTCGGAAATCGTCAAGAAGGAGGTCCTACACGGAAAACGGAATTAAGCTCCTGAGAAGGTCTTCCGAAAATGAAAATAAAAACGGGTAGATTTAATTGGAAAACCTGACTCCTGAAGACAAACTCGAAGCTGCAAAATTTTTCTATAAGACCGGCGATCTGGATCGTTCTGAATTTCTGCTGAAAGCCTCCTTGGAAGATAACGATAGTCATGAGACCTATTTCTTCCTCGGATTGATCGAAAACCAAAAGCATAATTGGAAAAAAAGTCTGTACTATTTTTACAGATCCGTGGAAGTGAATCCGGAATACGGAAACCCTTGCAACGAGATCGGAATCCTTCTGCTTCGTATGGGAAGAGAAAGAGAATCCGTTTTCTGGCTTAAAAAATCCCTTCGCTGCACTTTGAACGACGCTCCCCATATCTCCCTCTTTAATCTGGCAACCTTATACAAGATCTGGAATCGTCCGGAAAGATCTCTGCAATATCTGCATAAGGCAATCGTGATCAAACCGGATTTCGAAGAAGCTAAGAGATTGAGAGAAGAATTGAATTCCGCTATCTAAAGTTCGGATTCCGATCGGATTGACGTTAAAAAGGGGCAGGATTGCCCCTTTTCGTTTTTAGAAGGAGTTCCTTCTTTCCTAAATTCCGCTTCTTGTTCGGAGCTTTTTCTTATTTCAATTGCGATCGGAAATTTCGTTCCTCCGTCCCATCGTAAAAAGGCGCCCCGCCCAGTCGCCGACTTCAGTTACTGCTAATTTGAGTGCATTGAGTTTGATAGCTCGGCTCACTGCGGTTGAGCAAGCAGTGTAGCGAAATCTATACTTCCTTTCGAATTATCGAATCGATGGAATCTAAATCCGAACCGTCGATGAATTTCGCACTCTTCTTTGCAACCTGCCAAAATAGGTTTTCGATTTCTTTGATTTTCGGATTCCTCTTTAATTCCTCTTCCTCGAGCCCTGCGAATGAATTTCTTTTTGCGTTGTTGGATTTCGACAGGAATGTTCCGATAGAAACTCCGATGTATAGCAAGTTGGCTAATCGAATCGAGCAACCATCCGTAAGACAGGCTTCATGAAACATTCTATCCGCTTTCCATCGCTGCTCTTTTGTAACGCTTGGATTTCCGTTTTCTCCTACCGCAACGTCATGCACGATCGATGCCCGTCTATATTTTCCGGTATAGGGAGAACCTATTGTAGACCAAAGCTCTTGTGGAATCGTTGCTCCATTTATACAGCTTCCTTTAGGGGCGAGCCATTTTTTCTCGTTGCTATCTATATAATAGAAATCCTCTTCAAGATACATCAAGCGTTCGCCTGTCCATTTGGTGATCGGATCTCCTGAAAACCCTTTGCTCATCGGTTCGGCCTCTTTACGATTAAATTACTAAAGAATACTAACCTAATATTTTTGTGCTATCCACTTAGAATTTTCGAAAATCCTTAAAACTGAACTTCGAGATCGGCTTTTCCGACTTATAAGTTTGTTTTTCTCCCGAATTTTCTCTTCCCATTCTTCTAGAGCTTTTTTAATTTATCCATTCGTGATGAAGAATTTAGACCTGCATATCCGCCCAGCCAGACCCGAAGACGCCGAAGCGGCGGTTCCTTTGATTTATAGTTCCGGCCCTGCCTCCTGGGATTTCGTTTTTAACGAGGGTCGGATCACCTCTAAGGAATTTCTTACCCGCTCTTTTCGAGGGACTCGTAATACGATCAGTCATAAGAATCATTTCGTGGCGGAAAAAGACGGGGAAATCGTGGGAACTATCGTCATTTATACTTCTTCCCGATTTCTTCTATGGAACGCGGGAACCGCCGGAAATATCTTCCGAACGTACGGATGGAGAGCACCCAAAGTTGCGATTCGAGGATTGACTATGGAGGGAATGATCCAACCTCCGAAATCGGGACGTTTGTATTTAGGGCATATCGCGGTCCCAGTCTCCTGGAGGAAGAAAGGAATAGGAGAGGCATTGATACGGTTTGCGGTCTCCACGTTTCCCGAATTCTCCAAGATATCTCTGGACGTATCCCAGGAAAATCCGGGAGCCAAAAGCCTGTATGAAAAGGTCGGCTTTAAGATCGTAGAATCCAGAAAATTCTCAGGCCCGAAAGGAAAAGTACCGGATCATTATTATATGGAGGCGGACCGCTCCGCATTCTCTTGAATTTTCGATTTTTATTAAATTCGGTTCTCATTCTATAATCTGGAACGACAAGGAGCTTCTTTCCGATTAGAATTTCGCATTCTATTTTCTTGCAGGAGAATCGGATGGAATTCGCTCCCGAGATGCTCGCATACGCCAATCGAATCCAAACCTTAGGTCTGACCGGATTCACACAAGGTACCGTTCAGGAGCGAAGGGACGGTTATTCGGCTATCAGGCAGTTATTGGGAGAGGGACCCGAGATGAAGGAGGTCGTGGATTCCAAAATTCCGACTTCAGGAAGAGATATATTCGTAAAAAATTATATTCCTAAGGGCAAGCTTCTTTCCCGAATCTTATATTTTCACGGTGGCGGCTGGGTCGTAGGGCGATTGAGCGATTTCGATCCTTTTGCCAGAAAGCTTGCTGAAGGAACTTCAAGTATCGTTTCCATGGTGGATTATCGACTGGCTCCCGAGTTCCCGTATCCTCTTCCCTTATCGGATGCCTACGACTCTCTTCTTTGGGCGGATTCTTCCAGGGACGAAGAACCTTGGAAAAATCTGCCTTTGGTGATCGCGGGAGATAGTGCGGGCGGAAATCTCGCCGCGTCTATCGTCCTTAGAGCTCGGAACGAGTCCGGCCCTAAAATTTCACTACAAATCCTGATTTATCCAGTTACCCAGGCTTTCTGCAATACTCAGTCTTATTCAGAATTCGAATTCGGACCGGGACTTACCAGGAAGGATATGGAATGGTTTATTTCCCAATACCTGCCTTCCGAATCGGATCGTAAAGACGTTTCGGCTTCTCCCTTATTGAATCCGGATTGGTCGAATCTTCCTC
This sequence is a window from Leptospira wolffii serovar Khorat str. Khorat-H2. Protein-coding genes within it:
- a CDS encoding alpha/beta hydrolase, encoding MEFAPEMLAYANRIQTLGLTGFTQGTVQERRDGYSAIRQLLGEGPEMKEVVDSKIPTSGRDIFVKNYIPKGKLLSRILYFHGGGWVVGRLSDFDPFARKLAEGTSSIVSMVDYRLAPEFPYPLPLSDAYDSLLWADSSRDEEPWKNLPLVIAGDSAGGNLAASIVLRARNESGPKISLQILIYPVTQAFCNTQSYSEFEFGPGLTRKDMEWFISQYLPSESDRKDVSASPLLNPDWSNLPPSVIFTAGIDPLRDDGELYYEYLKNSGIEVKWKRFEGYTHGFFTKVNALKAPEEGIRIIRKELERIVSRPEDPSLRSNGVGEKV
- a CDS encoding GNAT family N-acetyltransferase, with the translated sequence MKNLDLHIRPARPEDAEAAVPLIYSSGPASWDFVFNEGRITSKEFLTRSFRGTRNTISHKNHFVAEKDGEIVGTIVIYTSSRFLLWNAGTAGNIFRTYGWRAPKVAIRGLTMEGMIQPPKSGRLYLGHIAVPVSWRKKGIGEALIRFAVSTFPEFSKISLDVSQENPGAKSLYEKVGFKIVESRKFSGPKGKVPDHYYMEADRSAFS
- the dxs gene encoding 1-deoxy-D-xylulose-5-phosphate synthase, which codes for MQQEYSILNGIRLPADLRKLPLEELPQLCSEIRNYIIDTLSGIGGHFASNLGVVELTVALHYVFETPADRLIWDVGHQTYPHKILTGRRERLSTVRKFKGLSGFPKREESIYDLYNTGHAGTSISQALGEAVARDLTGKDYKVVAIIGDASIATGMALEAMNHAGHLKKDLLVILNDNYMSISKNVGSISNYLNNIISSHFYRNWKRIFYTFLKWFPIVGPAMESFFKRVEKGFKDVFTPGGLFEDLGFSYIGPEDGHDVIRLVKMLRKLQNMKGPVLFHTITQKGKGYVPAEKDPIKYHGVTPFRKEDGAMDSGDASKISFSKIVGKVLSDLTEKNPRIAAVTPAMIEGSGLGEYVSKFPDHVYDVGIAEQHSVAFAGAMTNGDVIPYMCIYSTFLTRGMDQLVEDVSLMNLPVRFVIDRAGCVGPDGETHQGLFDLSYLLSLPNMDVFVPSSGQDLIDSLRYMESYDKSPIAIRFPKASVDLADLNFQSNPDLRPGSFRVLKRGTDIALLSIGSMLDEAKKAASFLEEDGYSVTLVDLVWLRPLGKESLDEELSQVRHFAILDESYLDGGASGYLLNRISPEYLSRFTKTFAFPSEIIHHGERKEIFQEYGLDAKSIAKSLSEIVKKEVLHGKRN
- a CDS encoding adenylate/guanylate cyclase domain-containing protein, which encodes MSESKTASKITLLDIVFGVTTLLGILGHLYFAFFPYAPYSDAMILLGALLLFSSSYFFYKTIVKFGKDRQAIGSLWLAVIIAFVWFDLYSYFDPARNVEEASISWRFYLRSNDNARKESENEEGRMIIKRVPYPKARNDINIIGITTESLEKLGGVWPISWEYYAKIINAFSESTNHLMFDIFLLDYKPGQTEAMAKALAGNPRVMFDYPMETSLESRGAIQNLDKRVQILQKFRLENVQDDSSGSWLRFPQPPIEPIAEKASGLGFANIKKDASGLNRKMPIVARIYESGKGDEATYYPSIDLIIACNYFGVDVKKDTEVVMGKYVKIKNIPQKTKSFFDRTTLKWVSEDIMAVPNEKREITIPIDDDGQMEINFPGGLFAYNNFEIFDVAETWDKETPKQTDNNIYLVAMYYATGRGTAKDTHLSPFGDMSGIEHHAHAINTILNQDFLWDMPLGGNFLIYLFMAFLIGLVLPRLKTSWGFLFIILIALVYSVASAVDFLVLNIVHLFPTVVFEQFSIFVAIIGYKILTEEENVKYIRTTFSKFVSKDVVDELLKNPENLNLGGSKKDITIFFSDIRGFTTMSEKMGPEELVQFLNQYLSEMTEIIIEFKGTIDKYMGDAIMAFWGAPVPLEDHAYYACAASIAQMRRLAVLKEEWKSRDLPVMDIGIGLNSGPAVVGNMGSSHRMDYTCMGDTINLGSRLEGSNKEYGTNIIISEYTYEKVKDRIIARELDLVKVKGKTKPVRIYELIDLVNEEDLKLLRRPLQAIEQS
- a CDS encoding tetratricopeptide repeat protein, with translation MENLTPEDKLEAAKFFYKTGDLDRSEFLLKASLEDNDSHETYFFLGLIENQKHNWKKSLYYFYRSVEVNPEYGNPCNEIGILLLRMGRERESVFWLKKSLRCTLNDAPHISLFNLATLYKIWNRPERSLQYLHKAIVIKPDFEEAKRLREELNSAI
- a CDS encoding DUF1353 domain-containing protein, with product MSKGFSGDPITKWTGERLMYLEEDFYYIDSNEKKWLAPKGSCINGATIPQELWSTIGSPYTGKYRRASIVHDVAVGENGNPSVTKEQRWKADRMFHEACLTDGCSIRLANLLYIGVSIGTFLSKSNNAKRNSFAGLEEEELKRNPKIKEIENLFWQVAKKSAKFIDGSDLDSIDSIIRKEV
- the trpA gene encoding tryptophan synthase subunit alpha; protein product: MSAIRSVFSENKSAFIPYISLGDPSYDLCVDWADALIRGGADILELGIPFSDPVADGPVIQKAFKRALGNPFSMEKILETTEKIHSLHPHIPLVYLTYFNPIHHYGFERFAEKAKIAGIQGMIIPDLPYDTPETDDLFKSLRRRGVDLIHLVTPATAVSRMKGIRDFASGFIYYVTSYGVTGERKAVSDGLEDRIRLTKSIFSLPVSAGFGISSPDQASEISEYADGIIIGSAVQRIIEENGSDPSVCRKKLEEYALSISRSLRGNK
- a CDS encoding proline--tRNA ligase, which encodes MRASKYLVPTEKENPADAVVASHRLMVRAGLVRKSGSGFYFFLPLGLRILKKIENIVREEMDSTGALEFELPILTPSEFWEQSGRWPVMGAEMFRVKDRHDQWYALGPTHEESFSYLIKPLLKSYKDLPINVYQIHTKFRDEIRPRFGVIRSREFIMKDAYSFHLDDSSLDATYQDMRNAYRKIFQRCGLKTIPVQADSGSMGGSASEEFMVVSPIGEETLLLCSNCGYNSNSEKTPYIDSEKYVPNGPKEKKEVPTPGKKSIQEVAEFLGVRPEDTIKTVALKNGKESVLVFLRGDLELNEHKLKSYLKWTDLDLIPETDLRSQGLVPGYIGPSDAKSGFKLILDSSVKKDGAYIVGGGKEDFHIQGYVPANELKSEYETADVAIAREGDPCPNCSTSLKAEKGIEVGHIFKLGDKYTKSFQIQVLDQQGKAKTLTMGCYGIGVNRTMATVIEQCNDDKGIYWPISIAPFEIALVTLAKGAEQESKALEFYENLKNEGFEVFWDDRDLGPGFKFKDSELIGFPIRITVGKKFFETGEISIYDRKRDKDESFAFTDFDDLNTRVENLRQELYQDLLGE
- the trpB gene encoding tryptophan synthase subunit beta is translated as MAKERSFTEKEGYFGDFGGRYAPEILTEALIELEGTYEKLRKDKKFKKELEFYRRNYIGRPSPVTFAERLTQAWGGARIWLKREDLNHTGAHKINNTIGQALIAKAMGKRRIIAETGAGQHGVATATVGAMFQFETAIFMGEEDLRRQKLNAIRMEMLGAKVIGVSSGTATLKDATSEAMRDWALNVSNTHYIVGSVIGPHPFPTIVRDFQKVIGEESRKQFQKENDKLPDAVVACVGGGSNAMGMFYGFLKDKKVKLYGVEAGGRGSSPGEHSATMLFGKTGFLHGTKTLVIQDEGGQVVPAHSVSAGLDYPGVGPEHAYLHSSGRVKYETVSDEGALDAFMEVCRIEGIIPALETAHAFHFAKELAKDLGKKKDILICLSGRGDKDVAEVARLVGLSKGELL